TGTCCCTTCCCTTCACTCAACTGAAGCTGCATGTAGTACCAGTATACTGCTTTCAGATTATCAAAACTGCTTTTCCAGTTGCTTTGAATAGAACACATTGTGCCATCAGAGAAGGTTTTTTCATGTAATACAATTGGGAGTTGTTTCTGAAGTATTATAAATACGTGAAAGAGTTACTTTGTAAGGCAAAGTGTAACTTTTTGCTATTACTTGATATTGATTTAATACTGTAAGGAAGGTGTTCAGTTGTGTTTCCAAAATGTTGTACAACTTTTGTATATTACCAGCTTCTTGGCTGTCCAGAGGAGTACCTTGAAAAAGCTCTTACAAATCGAACTGTGGAGACCAGAGGAGATAAGGTACCATTATAAATGTGTCAGTGGACAAGAAGATTTCTAACATACAGAAGTTGGTAATGATTGTATGTACGTGTTTGTTGATTTTTGTGCTTGGTTTTAGGTGAGGACACCACTTACCATTGAGCAAGCTATTTATGCTCGTGATGCACTGGCAAAGGCCATCTATGAGAGAATGTTTACTTGGCTGGTAAACAGAATCAATACCTCACTTGTGAACAAGGTAGGGCATAAAGATAAGTGACATTTACCTTTTGATTAAGTTGTCATTCACAATGTTTAGTTAGGAAGGAACAGACCATTAGCTGAACATAACAACACTGGGTGTCttgtcctattttttttttcggattgggtggggggggggggttctgAGGTGCTCTTACTGATCCATCTGTCTTTTATAGTGTGGGATGTTCTTCCAACCTCATTTCTTGGGTCCCATGTGCTCTATTGTAGATTTTTCTGTCCCTTGGAATAACATATTGATGAGCATTCTTTTGTTGTAGGACTACCATGGGAAGAAAACACTCATGGGTCTGTTGGACATCTATGGATTTGAGATTTTTGACATGAATAGGTATAGTTGTTGACTATAATAATTTTACATGCTATAACTCTCTTAAAACCAAATAGCTGTGTTTCtaacaaaaatcaaaacataGATGTTAATGATGATTTtggcctgtttttttttgtggaacTACTGAATTCTGAGCTGCCATGGTTGGTCTCCATGTAATAAGGGAGGGGGTTAATGTTGTGGAAGGGTTCATGTCATGATATTAtgtcaataatttttgttcAACAATGTGGACCTGTTATAACTCAGgtcaacattatttttttttaaatgaggttaaacgaagtttaaccaggtaaacaggagcgtctgcagtcagttgggtcagtgggattagtatgcttgcgcatgcatggaattcctcgtgctccgggccgcagggcttattcatcagtggggcgggaagtaggagctgtatgtgtggagcgtttagcagtttttgttccctcccttccccacccttaactttccactgtgtatcagtgtgacgggtgcctgtcttatctagggcgtgggggctcatggctgggttgtcaggtttggccagccatcagtgcggtctccatcttggagctggttaccaatagtggtagctccaggatgtctcgggcacccaacccccacagtctcagggcgacgaagttgtttaacTGATGCTAATGATTATTAATTTGgcttttgtcttgtttttgttgttgttgttgtttttttttttcagttttgaacaattttgcaTTAACTACTGCAATGAAAAGCTGCAGCAGTTGTTCATTGAGTTGACATTGAAGGAAGAACAACAAGAGTACAGAAAGGAAGGAATAAAGGTATCATTCTACCTTAAACCTATGAAAACCAGGTTTAGTTTTGTACACTGGACACTCTTGAATTTTGATCTGACAGTGTGAAATAAGCATGTCCAGCAACTTGTTAATGACTTGGTCCAGGGCTGCCAAAAACAATAAGGTAGAAGGAGACTTAATGAAAGTAGATGGCAGTGCATGGAATTGAGGTTTGCCCTTTGCTTTTATTTctggtttattttttttttctcattttagtGGAAAATTGTACCTGACTAGACTATACTTTCTCTAGTAGCTAGTGATATCTCTTTTCACCTGTGCATTTTTACAGTCTATTGTTGGTCTTCTTTTGCAGTGGGAGAAAGTTGATTTCTTTGATAACAAGGTTATCTGTGATTTAATTGAGGCCAGACATCAAGGCGTCATTGCATTGTTGGTCAGTATATAAGAGACATACTTTAAGAGATTACTTCTCAATAAAAACTTTTTTCTGGGATGTACTTGAAATTTAGACAAAAATCTTGCTTACACTGTGTTCATTTTTCTAGAAATATTAGGACAGCTAAAATTATCAAGTAATTCAATTTAAAGTAGCCATTATTCAACAAAAGGGCATGTCTGGAGGATTTTTACTTACCCTCAAGTTTtcagtaaaatttaattataattatcTCCATCTcttttcacaaaaattaatgattatcCTGGTATTGTCTTGTGTTAGATTCAATGTATAGATTGTTTTGAATTTAATGTGACTTTTTATATTAAAAAGGACGAAGAATGCCTTGTACCTGGAGATGTATCAGACCTGACATTTTTGGACAAGATGGAGAAGACCATTGGAGAACATCCCCACTTTATCAGGTAGTAAttaccacaataattattgtagagATCTTCATTGCAGTACTGATGGTAGAAATTATTTGAATAATAGTTAAATGCTGATGTTAAGCATCCCCTCTatttcatttttcaacaataCTGCAAGGCTTTGTTACTTCATTTCCTAAGTTTTTGGTGTCATAgtaattagcataataattattattattaataatttatggACTAGCTGCCACAGAGTTTTCTGCATTCCTCTTCATTACTTTTGTACATAGGCCAAAGCTTTTATACCTCAAGTTGTCGGAAATAAACCAATCATTATTATAGCCAACTCAGGTGTCTCATTcactaaaacaaatttttccaATGCCTTCCATGTGACACtacctaattttctttttggattctaGCCATGCAACATCTGGGTACAGTGAAAGAAAAACCATTAAAAGAGAGGCAAGTTTCATTTAACTAATTTAGTTTTGTTCAGGATTCAACTCTAGAGCATATTTCACAGAGCAAtctctttgaattcaaaataaggttgttgttttctttcatccTTTTAGGAATTTAGATTAAAGCACTATGCAGGAGATGTGACATACAATGTCAATggtaaattattaatttttgaatCTGTGTTAGGAAAACTTACAGATTAATTATTGTGTGGCTTCCTTTCAGTTTTGAAGTTGTTACTTGTTGTTGTTACCATGAGTACAGTtacctgttgttgttgttttctttttttcactttcttgttCAGGTTTTATGGACAAGAACAACAATCTTCTGTTTAGGGATCTCAAAGAAGTAGGTTAATCCATAGACTTAAGGGATATCTTGGTCCCAAATAgtaatgaattattatttttatttttattataagctCTTAGTATAGCCGTAGCTGTGATATTTGGCAAAACAAGTTTACTAAGTTGATTACAGAACTTATTAAAGCCCCTCTATACAAAAAccataattttttatttcctgAGGACTGAGgtattttgtttgattttaatttCCAGGCAATGTGCAAAAGTACCAACAGCATCACATCAAAAGTGTTTCCAGAGAAAGAGATGCTGTCTCTCAAAAGACCAGAAACAGTGAGCAAATGAGATTGTTCAATGTGCTTATTAATTAGTCATTATATTACATGTTATAAGTAATAACAGAATTTTGTGTGGTGAGTGTTTTCGCTGATGTTTAACAGGTGTGGCAAACTACTAACTGGTTACAATATACAGTAAATACACCTATATTATTTGTACCATAGTCAGTTGTGATAAATGCACTTTAATCCATACATACTGTGCATAGCTCCCCCTGTGATTGATCTTAACCTCACATTTGAGGATTTTCTGATGGTCACCCCTCACAGTTATTAACCCCATCCAACAGTTCTTGAGTTACATGAGCGGATGGGAAGTGGTGTTTTCTTTTGTGCACTCTGTTATCCTAATTTTTGTCCAAAGTCTGCTACTTTATGGATCTCTTCTCAGTCATAATATTGTGTGTGTAATTGTCCTTACTAGGCAGGGACCCAGTTCAAGGCAAGCTTGAACAATTTGATGTCTATCCTGATGTGCAAGCAACCTTCCTATGTGAGGTGCATTAAGCCCAATGGTTCAAAGAGAGCAGGTGAAACATATTCATTTGTTTAATTATCAGGTTGCCAGTCAGTAGTAAATCAATTCAGAAAAATAAAGACAGAAGCACTGATGAACTGTTGTTTTTTGTGATACTTACAGAGCTTCTAAGCTATGTGTAAGTTTTATTAGCAATACAATTGTACAAAGGGCACGTCTGGAGGATTTTTATGCAGCCTCAAGTTTTAGATAATAATAAATGTACCTTTTAGAAACCACAATTTAATTCTTCAGTATCCAAAGGCACTTCTATTTTCTGGTGATGCAGAATCAATAATATTTATAGTGTTCCCAGACTGCTTCCGCCTTTTTTCATTTGACTATGGGCTATCAAAACCCAACCTGAAATGTTAATCCCAAATGAGTCCTCTTGATTTTTATGGTAATTTCTGTTTAGGCTTAAACCTTGCGTTTCCTTTCTGCAACATAATACTGTAATTTCCAGCCTATTACTTGCAAGTAATCTGTCTATGCCTTGTTGTTCTTGGCAGCTTTTTTTGTGTAATTCAAGGGGAATTTTTTGAGTATGAACCCATAATttggattttaaaaaaaagattttcattGAATAAACTAAGTTAATAATTTTTTAGATCGACATTGTATGAGAAcaatatattttaatattgaCTGTTTTTTTCTCTCCTGCAATGTAGGTGTGTTTCAAGATGATCTTGTGAGGCATCAAGTGAAATACTTGGGTCTGATGGAAAACCTGAGAGTAAGAAGAGCTGGATTTGCATACCGCAGaccttttccattttttcttcaAAGGTAAAAAAGTGTATTTGGATTTATCAACTGATAAAAGctttaatcataactatatcaaaattctcgaatctgattggtcatcagcaggcctgatttcagccagaattgtacagttgtacgcgtcatgcctgagtaattggacagtacacgtcatcgagctcgcgctagttgcacttgaatggcttctttttcagcatctagcttagaacttgaatatatcaacctgtcaaatagtttataccactgtcatattcttcttgaattttgttatagttacgattaattactAGTTGGACTTTGTGTGGTACAATTTGgagagtaatcgtgctcgtaatttcaaatcaattttgaaattacttgccCGAtcactccctgaattgtactccacttggtccaattactattactattactaatcattTGATTCATTGTAGTATTATCCATTTAAAAATAGTTATGAATAGGGAAGTAAAGAGATTGGTATAAAAACATTGAGTTTAACTCAAGGTGAAGTACTGAACTACAGTTTCTTGGAACCTAACATAATTTCATGATGTATTCATTTCATTTGTCTATAGGTACAAGAGTCTATGTCCAGATACTTGGCCAATTTGGTATGGTAAGTGACCCTCAACTCTTTGTTTTTGAGAAAAACATTCAATTTGATAGAAAGAACATATCTTCTTCTGCGAGCTATATAGTTGCATTAAATTTGTGCTGTTAGATATTTCACAATCATCCTCTTGCTAGATGTTTTGAGCACATTGCATTTGACCTCGTAATTCAAAACATTTCTGTTTTATTTGTATTAAACTCATtgccaatagaccattttacagtttcttgcttagttgcctggtctttgaatgaaagtgatgctggaggtgaccttgttttgatagaaacctccctgcttttctcatgttaatgatgctgtcctcatgctaattagtaggaatttgcatatgaaaagcagtaaggtttctatcaaaacaaggtcaactccagcctcactttcattcaaaggccaggcaactaagcacacaactgtaaaatggtctattgatgagcttgggaactggtgctaTCATCAGTAGAGCAGACTGAGAGCTCACGTTCAAGCTCATGGCAAGGCAAGCCCTTGCTGCCACTCCACAGAGCATaacggagcttaagcaaccacaacaACAGCTGTAACAATAATGTCCcaaatttacatatttgacAATTAAATACAATAGTGTTGCAttctttgcacgtgcatttttcatttttgtacatttcgcagacgttcttgttctttccatgacgtgaaatgacctgttttggaGTTGTGTGAACAACATGAGtataataaaaattatgatgaaaataatgttcaaatttgtcttcttatctgaAGCACTGTTTCCCATTTAATTCCatgatattaaatattttagaatCCGTTTTTCAGGTATAATGAATATTGTTGTTGAGAAAATTATTACAGAAAtgcaaagttatatttttagatgAGGTGTTGGCTGTCATCAATGTCACCCTGGCTTAAGCTCCCTTTAGAGACCACCGGATGCATTGGCTGGAGGTTAATTTAgcctaaattgcatttagccacatGTATGTTTACATTTAGCCACTTGTATATTGTATAGGTGATCCTGGTGAAGGGGTTAAAACTCTCTGTGAGCATATTGGCTATAAAGAAGATGAATACAAGATGGGAAAGTAAGATTTTATACTTTTTGATTTAATCATTTGAAGCAtacaatacaaaacaattttggtCGGCTTTACTTTGtttcatcatttctttttttttcctccttctGTTTGATATAATGTGGAAAGtgatgtttgcttttttttttccttgttttttttgaaaactggtGCATGTGAAGAATGTTTGTTAGAGAAAACCAATTTTCACATTCAGATtcatcaaaaatttaaaaaaacattgTTATGGTTAAAGGGCACTTCAGTTGGAAATGACTGTTTTTGCTGTGACATTTTTTTGGCAGGTCAAAGATTTTCATACGTTTTCCTCAAACATTGTTCACTACGGAAGATGCATTTCAAGCCAAGAAACCTGCCTTAGGTACTCTATAGTACTCAATTATTACAGTAGCCAAACACTTCTGCAGTCTCCCTCTCctcttaaaaatgatatttttttatgaaattgtTAGGGTTGGTTATAACATCTCTATTTAATTATGGAAagggcaataataataataattattattattaatccaATACTTGTAGTTACGTACTGTTGGTGATGAGTATTTTAAATTCACCTGcattaagaaaaaataattaataataataattgttatcattattggtATCGTTATCAAGAAATGGCTCACTCATATAACTGCAACTTTTTTTTGTGACAGCAACAATAATTCAAGCTCAGTTCAGAGGTTATTCTCAGAGGAAGAAGTACATGAGATTGCGAGTGGCAGCCATCATCCTTGAAACACACTGGAGACGAGTTGTTGCTCAGAGACTtctaaaaagaagaaagaatgCTGCTCACCGTGTGCGCAAGTATGCATTGAACTGCCGGTACTGTGATTTAAACATATCTGATAGCTTTTTGCCCTGCCTTTATTTATGGTAACTGATAATCAGTGGCAAGAGCATCTCTAGACTAGAGGATACCTTCATTGGTCTCCCTACAAGATACCTTTTCTGGTTTTTAATTCATTACACAGTGCAGATAAAATCATAGTTATATTAATAATCATTTTGTTTTAGTACTGgaaggattattattattattattattattgttattattgttattattagtattatttatcTGACATTAACATTGTATTGTTAAGGTTTATCAAAGGGTTCATTACAAGAAACCAGGCTGCTAATGAAGATAATACTGATGTAAGTAGACCCAATGGAGTCCACATTAAGCTGCTTTGATGTGGGTGATTTGTGTGTGTGATACATTATTCTTCAATTGCCTGAAAAGTAGGCCTGCATGACTAACAGGACATCATCCAGAGTGGCCTGGAATCATGCTTGACAGCTGTAGCTGGTGGGACACAGCTTGCTAAACAGTTTGACTTGTCGCACTTTATCTGTAACTTGTCTTTGGAGATGGCTGCATTCACATGAAGAATTAAATACTGACATACATGAAAGCATATGGATAATTAAATaccatgaaaatttttttttagtctgttttcctttttttacttttactgTTTTTACAGTTTATAGCCTACGTAAGAAAATCTCATCTCCTTCAACTGTCAAAAAGTTTGCCAAAATCTGTATTGGACAAGAAATGGCCAAAGGCACCTGGCTCCATGGTACAGGTGAGAAGATAGTTTCCATCCTGCATCACAATCCTTGGTTTAGCTTAAATCATAAATGTTTGGTTAACATCCATGCATGTTCTGAAGCCAGTAACATTAAAAGCCTATAACTGTATGCCTCTGTTGGTTGACTAGGTTTTTAGAACTACTTTTGTGTTGATACACCCCTTTGAGTACTTCTAAGGTTATTTTAGCCAGATTTAAGAGCTGTACTCATCTGCAAATTTCATATGCAAGGTTGTCAAAAAGAATTTAAGCACAAGGGAAATTTATAAGAATAGGCTGCAACAGTTTTATTGGGTGTGGAATTTTTCTCTACTCCATGTACTGTATGAGATTTCCAGATTGCTTTGGTGCATGATATATATTTTGTCATTTCATATTAACTATTTAAGGCCTCTGAATTGCTGCAGAAGTTGCATACTCGTACACTTGTGAGGAAGTATGTGAAAGGTATTACTCCCGAGAAGAAAGCTCAGGTAAGTTTATGGTTGGTTCGTTGTTGGGTAATAGATGGGCAACCATTAAGGCACATGGTGGGAGAGATGGAATGTTTGAACTATGAAGTTGCCTGACCTTGTTTCATTTACATTCTGATAATAGTGTCTACCTTTTGGCTGGTCAGTATATTGCCAACTTACTGGTTTCAACTCAGACTTCATAAGATGATGACTGACTTGAGCTCAAATAAAAGTAGCTTCTTTTCAGTTGGTAATGGGTGGCAAATTACTATCATGGCAAATAAAGATTTTATTATCATCaccattacaataataattattatcatgcaCTTATCCAGGATTGAGCACAGCTAATAGACTATTGTGGttgtctctttctttctttctttctttctttatttctcatAAGCTGGCAATGAAAGTAACAGCAAGTGAGGTTTTCAAAGGAAAGAAGGCTAACTATACATCAAGTATACCCAAACCATTCATGCCTCACAGACTGGGTGAGAAATGTCTTCATAATGCAGCTGTTTGTATATAGTGTGTTGTTTTCCTTAGTTGTGTCTGATTATTCCTTTTTGGTATCCTTTTGtgcatgtaggtatttcaaaggAAGTGCTAAAGCAAAATGTTTGTGCAAACAAGCAGATTGTTCCCTCGTCTGAAAACATCAAGGTATTAACTAGCTCCACAATAACGAGTGCAAACAAAGCCTCTTGTCGTTACAGCCTTTTCTAACTGTTAGTTATCAACAATGGTCAACAGGGCCTGGTTGttcaaagcatggttagtgctaaccatggGTTAAGAGGTATCTGAACATTATGCTGGTTGCAGAACAATACTACTCAAAGACatagtattaattttgtttgttatctGTAACTCTGGATTTCATGCTTAAATGATTATCATTAGTCTGATAACTGGGATTTATGGATAATGTGTGTCCAGTCTTCATTTTACTGGTATTTTTGCTGTACTCTAAtatacattaataatttattatgataTTGTTTTAGACAGTTTTTGTGTACAGCATTTCCTCTTTCACTTATTTACTTATTGTATAATATTGATATGTAGCCTTTATGTAACATGAGCCATGAGTGTTATCTTGTTCTGTTTTAGTACTCAGCTGTGGTGGAGAAGTATGATAGAAATGGTTACAAGCTCAGATCACGAGTCCTTGTGGTCACTGACAAGGTAAACTTACTGGGAATGTGGCAGAGagttttagggttagggttaataCTCTTGTGTTTAATAGCAAAGGACTGAAtaagtttattttcatttagGTTGTATTTGCTGGGATTTCATTACCTATTCAGAATTTTTtcccatttttgttttcctcttcaaattgaaaaaatagcccttgttccaaagtaaaattattgacCTGCCAACCTTCATTTCTCATCttgaatatttctttttgttattgtcCTGATGGCATGGGCTGATGTATTTACATTCTGTCTGTGAGACAAGTCTGCAGTTATTGAATTTCATttctattatttttgtttcacagGCCATTTATATTCTGGAAGATAAGAGCTACAAACTCAAGCACAGAGTTGAATTTGGAAGTCTGACAGGTAAAGAAGATTGAAATTGTGATAGTACCTTTGTTCTCCCAGTAATTCTGATTGTCTTGAAAATCTGCTTATTCTATCAATGTGGTAATCTTGGAAATTTAAATGACAAACTTTGTGGCAAATGTTTTAGTTTTCTCACATATTCTATAATTATCTTCCTCCTACATTCTAAAAACGATGCAGGTTATATTTGTGTATTTGAATCATTTGctgtaaacaaaataatggTTGACTGCTGTTTTTGTTAAATGTAGGTATTTCTGTCAGCTCAAAAACTGATGGAATGTTTGTCCTTCACTTGCCAATTGAGGGAAAGGGCGATAAGGTTTGTTTCTTCTGTT
The Acropora muricata isolate sample 2 chromosome 3, ASM3666990v1, whole genome shotgun sequence genome window above contains:
- the LOC136912034 gene encoding unconventional myosin-Ic-like gives rise to the protein MDSERDRIGVQDFVLLEDFRSEDAFLENLRKRYQSDLIYTYIGTVVVSVNPYKNLPIYSQDVIDKYRGENLYELPPHIYAISDTAYRSMKEERVDQCVLISGESGSGKTEASKKILEYLAAISTHSVDVKRIKDRLLESNPVLEAFGNARTNRNDNSSRFGKYMDIQFDFKGSPVGGHIINYLLEKSRVVHQAKGERNFHIFYQLLQGGNDELLESLDLERDTSTYFYLNQGGNTHIETLDDIANFKHVKKALSTIEFTENEQTSLFAIIASVIHLGMVNFLEPETEHGQVKLQNGRPVNVVAKLLGCPEEYLEKALTNRTVETRGDKVRTPLTIEQAIYARDALAKAIYERMFTWLVNRINTSLVNKDYHGKKTLMGLLDIYGFEIFDMNSFEQFCINYCNEKLQQLFIELTLKEEQQEYRKEGIKWEKVDFFDNKVICDLIEARHQGVIALLDEECLVPGDVSDLTFLDKMEKTIGEHPHFISHATSGYSERKTIKREEFRLKHYAGDVTYNVNGFMDKNNNLLFRDLKEAMCKSTNSITSKVFPEKEMLSLKRPETAGTQFKASLNNLMSILMCKQPSYVRCIKPNGSKRAGVFQDDLVRHQVKYLGLMENLRVRRAGFAYRRPFPFFLQRYKSLCPDTWPIWYGDPGEGVKTLCEHIGYKEDEYKMGKSKIFIRFPQTLFTTEDAFQAKKPALATIIQAQFRGYSQRKKYMRLRVAAIILETHWRRVVAQRLLKRRKNAAHRVRKFIKGFITRNQAANEDNTDFIAYVRKSHLLQLSKSLPKSVLDKKWPKAPGSMVQASELLQKLHTRTLVRKYVKGITPEKKAQLAMKVTASEVFKGKKANYTSSIPKPFMPHRLGISKEVLKQNVCANKQIVPSSENIKYSAVVEKYDRNGYKLRSRVLVVTDKAIYILEDKSYKLKHRVEFGSLTGISVSSKTDGMFVLHLPIEGKGDKGDIILASDHIIEAVVYILKTLNNNQLLKIETGEIKHNMAKEKTGKICFYDGSELLIRKGEGGDLEVTAPSS